The following coding sequences are from one Bradyrhizobium sp. WSM471 window:
- a CDS encoding SDR family oxidoreductase, producing MTKNGKRVAWVTGGGSGIGEAGAEALAADGWTVVVSGRRKDALDTVVAKITGAGGAAEAIALDVSVAAAAQKAADQIVAKHGRIDLLVNNAGINVPKRSWKDMELEGWDKLVQVNLNGVLYCMRAVLPTMRKQQDGSIINVSSWAGRHVSKMPGPAYTTTKHAVLALTHSFNMDECVNGLRACCLMPGEVATPILKLRPVVPSEEEQARMLQSEDLGRTIAFIASMPARVCINELLISPTHNRGFIQTPHNRD from the coding sequence ATGACCAAAAACGGGAAACGCGTGGCCTGGGTCACGGGCGGCGGCAGTGGGATCGGGGAGGCCGGCGCCGAAGCGCTGGCGGCCGACGGCTGGACGGTGGTGGTCTCGGGCCGGCGCAAGGACGCCCTCGATACCGTGGTTGCGAAGATCACCGGGGCGGGCGGGGCCGCCGAGGCCATCGCGCTGGACGTGTCGGTCGCCGCCGCGGCTCAGAAGGCGGCCGATCAAATCGTCGCGAAGCACGGCCGGATCGACCTGCTGGTCAACAATGCCGGCATCAATGTCCCCAAGCGCAGCTGGAAGGACATGGAACTGGAGGGCTGGGATAAGTTGGTCCAGGTCAATCTCAACGGCGTGCTCTATTGCATGCGCGCGGTGCTGCCGACGATGCGCAAGCAGCAGGACGGCTCCATCATCAACGTCTCTTCCTGGGCCGGCCGCCACGTCTCGAAAATGCCGGGCCCCGCCTACACCACGACCAAGCATGCGGTGCTGGCGCTGACCCATTCCTTCAACATGGATGAATGCGTCAACGGCTTGCGCGCCTGCTGCCTGATGCCGGGCGAGGTGGCGACCCCGATCCTGAAGCTGCGCCCGGTGGTGCCAAGCGAGGAGGAGCAGGCCAGGATGCTGCAATCCGAAGATCTCGGCCGCACCATCGCCTTCATCGCGAGCATGCCGGCGCGAGTGTGCATCAACGAACTGCTGATCAGCCCGACGCATAACCGCGGGTTTATTCAAACGCCGCACAACAGGGATTGA
- a CDS encoding YbfB/YjiJ family MFS transporter, whose protein sequence is MHAPDRPPPDAHPARLILTLSLAATVGLGIGRFAYSLVLPDMREDLGWSYSAAGFMNTINAVGYLAGALVASRLIQRVGWSAAIRGGTLACVAALATCALTGNFVALSLARLVLGVGAAAGFVAGGALAASIAQSRPERANFLLSLFYAGPGIGILSSGLIAPFTLRYFGPGSWWIVWWAMTLLSVVMTVPLFLVRIESGVRFSQGSHGAFAIFPVLIYLAGYFLFGAGYIAYMTFMIAYVRDGGGGAAAQAAFWSLIGLSAFVTPWAWRRVLALDRGGLATAIILGTNALGAALPMLGHSPAWLAVSAIVFGVAFFAVVGSTTAFVRFNYPPEVWPTAIAAMTISFGVGQTLGPIAVGAITDALGSLSYALNVSAALLALGAVAALCQRKVGPAKRPVQ, encoded by the coding sequence TTGCACGCACCTGACCGCCCTCCACCCGATGCCCATCCCGCGCGGTTGATCCTGACCCTGTCGCTCGCGGCGACGGTCGGGCTCGGGATCGGCCGCTTCGCCTATTCGCTGGTGCTGCCCGACATGCGGGAGGACCTCGGCTGGTCCTACTCGGCGGCCGGTTTCATGAACACCATCAACGCCGTCGGCTATCTCGCGGGCGCGCTTGTGGCGTCCCGGCTGATCCAGCGCGTGGGCTGGTCGGCCGCGATCCGCGGCGGAACCCTGGCCTGCGTCGCCGCGCTTGCGACTTGCGCGCTGACCGGGAATTTCGTCGCGCTGAGCCTGGCCCGTCTCGTGCTGGGCGTGGGCGCCGCGGCCGGCTTCGTCGCCGGCGGTGCGCTGGCCGCATCCATCGCGCAGTCACGCCCGGAGCGGGCCAATTTCCTGCTCAGCCTGTTCTACGCCGGGCCCGGCATCGGCATTCTCTCCTCCGGGCTGATCGCCCCGTTCACGCTGCGATATTTCGGGCCGGGCTCGTGGTGGATCGTGTGGTGGGCGATGACCCTGCTGTCCGTCGTCATGACCGTGCCGCTGTTCCTGGTCCGCATCGAGAGCGGCGTGCGTTTCTCGCAAGGCAGCCACGGCGCCTTCGCGATTTTTCCCGTGCTGATCTATCTCGCAGGCTACTTCCTGTTCGGCGCCGGCTACATCGCCTATATGACCTTCATGATCGCCTATGTGCGCGACGGCGGCGGCGGGGCCGCGGCGCAGGCCGCGTTCTGGAGCCTGATCGGACTGAGCGCCTTCGTCACGCCATGGGCCTGGCGCCGCGTCCTCGCGCTCGATCGCGGCGGACTGGCGACCGCCATCATCCTCGGCACCAACGCGCTCGGCGCCGCCCTGCCGATGCTCGGGCATTCGCCGGCATGGCTCGCGGTCTCCGCGATCGTGTTCGGTGTCGCCTTCTTCGCCGTGGTCGGCTCGACCACCGCCTTCGTGCGCTTCAACTATCCGCCCGAGGTGTGGCCGACCGCGATCGCGGCGATGACGATCTCGTTCGGCGTCGGCCAGACGCTCGGCCCGATCGCTGTCGGCGCGATCACGGACGCGCTGGGGAGCTTGAGTTACGCGCTGAACGTGTCGGCGGCGCTGCTGGCGCTGGGCGCGGTTGCGGCGCTGTGCCAGCGGAAGGTGGGGCCGGCCAAAAGACCGGTGCAGTAG
- a CDS encoding fasciclin domain-containing protein, translating to MSKRIAYLAAAAFSTLAITATVVAPARAEEKTVMVGGAAMFPSKNIVQNAVNSKDHTTLVAAVKAAGLVPTLEGKGPFTVFAPTNAAFGKLPAGTVDTLVKPENKATLTKILTYHVVPGKLEASDLTDGKKMKTAEGEELTVKKMDGKVWIVDAKGGTSMVTISNVNQSNGVIHVVDTVLMPAT from the coding sequence ATGTCGAAGCGCATTGCCTATCTCGCTGCCGCCGCGTTCAGCACCCTGGCCATCACCGCGACGGTTGTCGCGCCCGCCCGCGCCGAGGAAAAGACCGTCATGGTCGGCGGCGCCGCGATGTTCCCGTCCAAGAACATCGTCCAGAACGCCGTCAACTCGAAGGACCACACCACGCTGGTGGCGGCGGTGAAGGCGGCCGGCCTGGTGCCGACGCTGGAAGGCAAGGGCCCGTTCACGGTGTTCGCACCGACCAACGCCGCCTTCGGCAAGCTGCCGGCCGGCACCGTCGACACTCTGGTCAAGCCCGAGAACAAGGCGACGCTGACCAAGATCCTCACCTATCATGTCGTGCCCGGCAAGCTCGAGGCGTCCGACCTCACCGACGGCAAGAAGATGAAGACCGCCGAAGGCGAGGAGCTGACGGTGAAGAAGATGGACGGCAAGGTCTGGATCGTCGACGCCAAGGGCGGCACCTCGATGGTGACGATCTCCAACGTCAACCAGTCGAACGGTGTGATCCATGTGGTCGACACCGTGCTGATGCCGGCGACGTAA
- a CDS encoding aspartate-semialdehyde dehydrogenase, translated as MGYKVAVVGATGNVGREMLNILDERKFPADEVVALASRRSMGVEVSYGDRTLKVKALEHYDFSDVDICLMSAGGEVSKEWSPKIGAAGTVVIDNSSAWRMDPDVPLIVPEVNADATAGFKKKNIIANPNCSTAQLVVALKPLHDKATIKRVVVSTYQSVSGAGKDAMDELFSQTKAVYTNQELVNKKFPARIAFNVIPQIDVFMEDGYTKEEWKMMAETKKILDPKIKLSATCVRVPVFVGHSEAVNIEFENPISADEARDILRKAPGCLVIDKHEPGGYATPYEAAGEDATYISRIREDATVENGLVLWCVSDNLRKGAALNAIQIAEVLINRKLISAKKKAA; from the coding sequence ATGGGTTACAAAGTCGCAGTCGTCGGCGCGACCGGCAATGTCGGACGGGAAATGCTCAACATTCTCGATGAGCGCAAATTCCCCGCGGACGAGGTGGTGGCCCTGGCCTCACGCCGCAGCATGGGCGTCGAAGTCTCCTATGGCGACCGCACGCTGAAGGTCAAAGCGCTCGAGCATTACGATTTCTCCGACGTCGACATCTGCCTGATGTCGGCGGGCGGCGAGGTGTCGAAGGAATGGTCGCCGAAGATCGGCGCCGCCGGCACCGTCGTGATCGACAATTCCTCGGCCTGGCGCATGGATCCGGACGTGCCGTTGATCGTGCCGGAAGTGAATGCGGACGCGACCGCGGGCTTCAAGAAGAAGAACATCATCGCCAATCCGAACTGCTCGACCGCGCAGCTCGTGGTCGCGCTCAAGCCGCTGCACGACAAGGCGACGATCAAGCGCGTCGTGGTCTCGACCTATCAATCGGTGTCGGGCGCCGGCAAGGATGCGATGGACGAACTGTTCTCGCAGACCAAGGCCGTGTACACCAACCAGGAGCTGGTCAATAAGAAGTTTCCCGCGCGCATCGCCTTCAACGTCATCCCCCAGATCGACGTTTTCATGGAGGACGGCTACACCAAGGAAGAGTGGAAGATGATGGCGGAGACCAAGAAGATTCTTGATCCCAAGATCAAGCTCTCCGCGACCTGCGTGCGCGTGCCTGTTTTCGTCGGCCATTCCGAGGCCGTCAACATCGAGTTCGAGAACCCGATCAGCGCGGACGAAGCGCGCGACATCCTGCGCAAGGCGCCGGGCTGCCTCGTCATCGACAAGCATGAGCCCGGCGGTTACGCCACGCCGTATGAAGCCGCCGGCGAGGACGCTACCTATATCAGCCGCATCCGCGAGGACGCGACGGTGGAGAACGGCCTCGTGCTGTGGTGCGTATCGGACAATCTACGCAAGGGCGCCGCGCTCAACGCGATCCAGATCGCTGAAGTCCTGATCAACCGCAAGCTGATCAGCGCGAAGAAGAAGGCGGCGTAA
- a CDS encoding cytochrome b/b6 domain-containing protein, with protein sequence MSSLTVTDEQVSATPAKVIQPAWVRVMHWINALAMILMILSGWQIYNASPLFGFSFPRDYTLGGWLGGGLLWHFAAMWLLMINGLAYLVTGFATGRFRKKLLPITPSGVLHDVRAALTFKLGHADLTVYNYVQRTLYAGIILIGVIIVLSGLGMWKPVQLHWLVSLFGDYPTARYIHFFCMAAICAFLVIHVLLALLVPKSLRAMIIGR encoded by the coding sequence ATGTCGAGCCTCACTGTCACCGACGAGCAGGTCAGCGCCACCCCGGCCAAAGTGATCCAGCCGGCCTGGGTCCGGGTCATGCACTGGATCAACGCCCTCGCCATGATCCTGATGATCCTGTCGGGTTGGCAGATCTACAACGCCTCGCCGCTGTTCGGTTTCAGCTTTCCGCGCGACTACACGCTCGGCGGCTGGCTCGGCGGCGGCCTGCTCTGGCACTTTGCGGCGATGTGGCTGTTGATGATCAACGGCCTCGCCTATCTCGTCACCGGTTTTGCCACCGGCCGCTTCCGGAAAAAACTGCTGCCGATCACCCCGTCCGGCGTGCTCCACGATGTCAGGGCTGCCCTGACTTTCAAGCTCGGCCATGCCGACCTCACCGTCTACAATTACGTGCAGCGGACGCTCTATGCCGGCATCATCCTGATCGGCGTGATCATTGTGCTGTCGGGGCTGGGAATGTGGAAGCCGGTGCAGCTGCACTGGCTCGTGTCCCTGTTCGGCGACTATCCGACCGCGCGCTACATCCATTTCTTCTGCATGGCCGCGATCTGCGCCTTCCTCGTCATTCACGTTTTACTCGCGCTGCTGGTGCCGAAGAGCCTGCGCGCGATGATCATCGGCCGCTAG
- a CDS encoding PAS domain-containing methyl-accepting chemotaxis protein — protein MFGRKSRVDAQAQIEAIGRSQAMIEFNLDGTIITANKNFLDALGYRLDEIQGKHHSMFVPADQRDGAEYKAFWGALNRGEYQAREFKRIAKGGREVWIEASYNPVLDGNGKTVMVAKIATDITAKKIRSMADASKIAAISRAQAVIEFKLDGTIVTANENFCKALGYSLAEIEGKHHRLFVPQSEHDGSAYRELWAKLNRGEYQSGEYKRIGKGGREVWILASYNPLLDENGKPFGVVKFATDVTAEKLKTADLAGQIAAIDKAQAVIEFNMDGTIITANANFLGALGYSLAEIKGKHHSMFVEPSERDGNGYREFWAALNRGQYQAAEYKRIGKGGKEVYIQASYNPIMDLNGKPFKVVKYATDVTKQVLVRMGNERVRGMMESVAAGSEELNASVREISEAMTKSRDTAMSAVDQVAAADAQAQRLTEAALAMSGIVELINNITGQINLLALNATIESARAGEAGRGFAVVASEVKSLANQAKQATDKIGAEIGSLNGISGDVVTALASIKTAINNVSEYVTSTAAAIEEQSTVTNEMSTSMQRAAAEAAAMAASA, from the coding sequence ATGTTCGGTCGTAAATCCCGCGTCGATGCACAAGCTCAGATTGAAGCAATCGGCCGTTCGCAGGCCATGATCGAATTCAATCTTGACGGGACCATCATCACGGCTAACAAGAATTTTCTCGACGCCCTCGGCTATCGGCTCGATGAAATCCAGGGCAAACATCATTCCATGTTCGTTCCCGCCGACCAGCGCGACGGCGCCGAGTACAAGGCGTTCTGGGGCGCGTTGAACCGCGGCGAGTATCAGGCGCGCGAGTTCAAGCGAATCGCGAAAGGCGGCCGCGAGGTCTGGATCGAAGCGTCCTACAATCCGGTGCTCGACGGCAACGGCAAGACGGTGATGGTTGCCAAGATTGCGACCGACATCACCGCGAAGAAGATCCGCAGCATGGCGGACGCGTCGAAGATCGCCGCCATCAGCCGCGCGCAGGCCGTGATCGAGTTCAAGCTCGATGGCACCATCGTCACGGCGAACGAGAATTTCTGCAAGGCGCTCGGCTATTCGCTCGCCGAGATCGAGGGCAAGCATCACCGCCTGTTCGTGCCCCAGAGCGAGCACGACGGCTCTGCCTATCGCGAACTCTGGGCCAAGCTCAACCGCGGCGAATACCAGTCCGGCGAATACAAGCGGATCGGCAAGGGGGGGCGCGAGGTCTGGATCCTCGCCTCCTACAATCCATTGCTCGACGAGAACGGCAAGCCGTTCGGCGTCGTCAAGTTCGCCACCGACGTCACCGCCGAGAAGCTGAAGACCGCCGATCTCGCCGGTCAGATCGCGGCGATCGACAAGGCGCAAGCCGTGATCGAGTTCAACATGGACGGCACGATCATCACCGCCAACGCCAATTTCCTCGGCGCGCTCGGCTATTCGCTGGCGGAGATCAAGGGCAAGCACCACAGCATGTTCGTCGAGCCGTCGGAGCGCGATGGCAATGGCTATCGCGAGTTCTGGGCGGCGCTCAACCGCGGCCAGTATCAGGCGGCCGAATACAAGCGCATCGGCAAGGGCGGCAAGGAGGTCTACATCCAGGCCTCCTATAACCCGATCATGGATCTCAACGGCAAGCCGTTCAAGGTCGTGAAATATGCGACCGATGTCACGAAGCAGGTGCTGGTCCGCATGGGCAACGAGCGCGTCCGCGGCATGATGGAGTCGGTCGCCGCCGGTTCGGAGGAATTGAATGCCTCGGTGCGGGAGATCTCCGAGGCCATGACAAAATCCCGCGATACCGCAATGAGCGCGGTCGATCAGGTCGCCGCCGCCGACGCCCAGGCTCAGCGCCTCACTGAAGCGGCGCTGGCGATGAGCGGGATCGTCGAGCTCATCAACAACATCACCGGGCAGATCAATCTCCTGGCGCTCAACGCCACCATCGAATCCGCCCGCGCCGGCGAAGCCGGTCGGGGCTTCGCGGTGGTGGCCTCGGAGGTCAAGAGCCTCGCTAACCAGGCCAAGCAGGCGACCGACAAGATCGGTGCCGAGATCGGTAGCCTCAACGGCATCTCAGGAGACGTCGTCACCGCCCTGGCTTCGATCAAGACGGCCATCAACAACGTCAGCGAATATGTGACATCGACAGCCGCCGCGATCGAGGAGCAAAGCACGGTGACCAACGAGATGTCGACCAGCATGCAGCGCGCCGCAGCGGAAGCAGCGGCGATGGCCGCTAGTGCCTGA
- the leuB gene encoding 3-isopropylmalate dehydrogenase, producing the protein MATHKLLLLPGDGIGPEVMGEVKRLIDWLNSAGIAKFETDTGLVGGSAYDAHKVSISEGDMAKAKDADAIIFGAVGGPKWDAVPYEVRPEAGLLRLRKDLGLFANLRPAVCYPALAEASSLKREAVEGLDIMIVRELTGGVYFGEPKTITDLGNGQKRAIDTQVYDTYEIERIGRVAFELAKKRKNKVTSMEKRNVMKSGVLWNEVMTQVHKREYPDVTLEHQLADSGGMMLVKWPKQFDVIVTDNLFGDMLSDIAAMLTGSLGMLPSASLGEVDVKSKKRKALYEPVHGSAPDIAGQGLANPIAMISSFGMALRYSFDMGALADKVDAAIAAVLASGLRTADIKSEGTTPASTTQMGEAILKELQKLHA; encoded by the coding sequence ATGGCGACCCACAAACTGCTGCTGCTTCCCGGCGACGGTATCGGCCCCGAGGTGATGGGCGAGGTGAAGCGGCTGATCGACTGGCTCAATTCGGCCGGGATCGCCAAGTTCGAGACCGACACCGGCCTCGTCGGCGGTTCGGCCTATGACGCGCACAAGGTGTCGATCTCGGAAGGCGACATGGCCAAGGCCAAGGATGCCGACGCGATCATCTTCGGGGCGGTCGGCGGCCCGAAATGGGACGCGGTGCCCTACGAGGTGCGCCCCGAAGCCGGCCTGCTGCGCTTGCGCAAGGATCTCGGTCTGTTCGCCAACCTGCGTCCCGCCGTGTGCTACCCGGCGCTCGCGGAGGCCTCGAGCCTGAAGCGCGAGGCGGTCGAGGGCCTCGACATCATGATCGTGCGCGAGCTCACGGGCGGCGTCTATTTCGGCGAGCCCAAGACCATCACCGATCTCGGCAACGGCCAGAAGCGCGCCATCGATACCCAGGTCTACGACACCTATGAGATCGAGCGCATCGGCCGCGTCGCCTTCGAGCTTGCGAAGAAGCGCAAGAACAAGGTGACGTCGATGGAGAAGCGCAACGTCATGAAGTCGGGCGTGCTCTGGAACGAGGTCATGACCCAGGTCCACAAGCGCGAATACCCCGACGTCACGCTCGAGCACCAGCTCGCCGATTCCGGCGGCATGATGCTGGTGAAGTGGCCGAAGCAGTTCGACGTCATCGTCACCGACAATCTGTTCGGCGACATGCTGTCCGACATCGCTGCGATGCTGACGGGATCGCTCGGCATGCTGCCCTCGGCATCACTCGGCGAAGTCGACGTCAAGAGCAAGAAGCGCAAGGCGTTGTACGAGCCCGTGCACGGCTCGGCGCCCGATATCGCAGGCCAGGGCCTCGCCAATCCGATCGCGATGATCTCGTCCTTCGGCATGGCGCTGCGTTACTCCTTCGACATGGGCGCGCTCGCCGACAAGGTCGACGCCGCGATCGCCGCGGTGCTGGCCAGCGGCCTGCGCACCGCCGACATCAAGTCGGAAGGCACCACGCCCGCATCGACCACGCAGATGGGCGAAGCGATCTTGAAGGAATTGCAGAAGCTGCACGCCTAG
- a CDS encoding CoA ester lyase: MTRPRRSHLFMPGSNPRALEKARNLAADGLILDLEDSVAPDAKAVARDGIAAAITAKGFGKREILIRTNGLDTPWWADDVAMAAKASPDGILVPKVSSVEDLDTIGRRLAELGAAPTVKVWAMIETARAVLHAEELAAAGRDPARRLSGFVFGPNDISRETRIKMLPGRAAMIPMITHCILATRAHGLEILDGPYSDIANSDGFATECAQGRDLGFDGKTLIHPSQIEACNAIFTPPEEEVARARKIIAAFELPENVSRGAIRLDGAMVERLHADMARRTIEIADAIAAMGRG; this comes from the coding sequence ATGACCCGCCCGCGCCGCAGCCATCTGTTCATGCCCGGCTCCAACCCCCGCGCGCTGGAAAAGGCGCGTAATCTCGCCGCCGACGGTCTGATCCTCGATCTTGAAGACTCGGTCGCGCCCGATGCCAAGGCGGTGGCGCGCGACGGCATCGCCGCCGCGATCACGGCCAAAGGGTTCGGCAAGCGCGAGATCCTGATCCGGACCAACGGCCTCGACACGCCCTGGTGGGCCGACGACGTCGCGATGGCGGCGAAGGCCTCGCCCGACGGAATCCTGGTTCCAAAGGTTTCAAGCGTGGAGGACCTCGATACGATCGGCCGCCGTCTCGCCGAACTCGGCGCGGCGCCGACGGTGAAAGTCTGGGCCATGATCGAGACCGCGCGCGCAGTGCTGCATGCCGAGGAACTCGCTGCCGCCGGGCGCGATCCAGCGCGGCGCCTGTCAGGCTTTGTGTTCGGCCCCAACGACATCTCGCGCGAGACGCGCATCAAGATGCTGCCGGGCCGCGCCGCGATGATCCCAATGATCACCCATTGCATCCTGGCGACGCGTGCCCATGGCCTCGAAATTCTCGACGGCCCCTACAGCGACATCGCCAATTCCGACGGTTTCGCCACCGAATGCGCGCAAGGCCGCGATCTCGGTTTCGACGGCAAGACACTGATTCACCCCTCGCAGATCGAAGCCTGCAACGCGATCTTCACTCCGCCCGAAGAGGAAGTCGCGCGCGCCCGAAAGATCATCGCGGCGTTCGAGCTGCCGGAGAACGTCTCGCGCGGCGCGATCCGTCTCGACGGCGCCATGGTGGAGCGCCTGCACGCCGACATGGCGCGGCGCACGATCGAGATCGCGGACGCGATTGCGGCGATGGGCAGGGGCTGA
- a CDS encoding AraC family transcriptional regulator, whose protein sequence is MGGVSYLDRYPLLQSCDSEFARDRLFAEYGADRFDRHGREFGIQANFARLQSIGLAFCSYDGAASLSFPESQVLRQMFSIQGAASFRTNGSSESIGAFSPIISGDARLDLEFAPGYRQLVLRIDAEALERLLKTILGDDSDMELRFVPGEADPAVMTYVRQDVFRFAEELDRFGQDYSPIAIGELERALMVRILLAHRHNFTDRLQGPAPGANRSVIDIVESYIEAHWDKPIDLEKIAAIANVSVRTIYREFSVTGRGSPGQCARRIRLQRATELLRHPDEQTSVVAVAFKCGFQNLGRFASEYRRAVGELPSETLKNARRRQ, encoded by the coding sequence TTGGGCGGCGTCTCTTATCTCGACCGATATCCTTTGCTTCAATCCTGCGATAGCGAGTTCGCGCGCGACCGCCTGTTCGCCGAATATGGCGCCGACCGCTTCGACAGGCACGGCCGCGAGTTCGGTATCCAGGCCAATTTCGCTCGTTTGCAATCGATCGGCCTCGCGTTCTGCAGCTACGACGGCGCGGCGTCGCTCTCCTTTCCCGAATCGCAAGTTCTCCGCCAGATGTTTTCCATCCAGGGGGCTGCGAGCTTCAGGACCAATGGGAGCAGCGAGTCCATTGGGGCCTTTAGTCCGATCATCTCCGGAGACGCCAGGCTGGATCTGGAGTTTGCGCCCGGCTATCGCCAATTGGTGCTGAGGATCGATGCCGAGGCACTCGAGCGGTTGCTGAAGACAATCCTGGGCGATGATAGCGACATGGAGCTGCGCTTCGTCCCTGGCGAAGCTGATCCGGCGGTGATGACTTATGTTCGTCAGGACGTCTTCAGATTCGCGGAGGAGTTGGACAGGTTCGGGCAGGATTACTCGCCCATAGCCATCGGCGAACTTGAGCGGGCGTTGATGGTGCGGATCCTTCTGGCGCACCGGCACAATTTCACCGATCGGCTTCAGGGCCCGGCGCCGGGCGCCAACCGGTCCGTCATCGACATCGTCGAATCCTACATCGAGGCTCATTGGGACAAACCAATCGACCTGGAGAAGATTGCCGCAATCGCCAACGTCAGTGTGCGGACGATTTATCGGGAATTCTCCGTGACGGGGCGGGGATCTCCGGGCCAGTGCGCGCGGCGCATCAGGCTTCAGCGCGCGACGGAGCTCTTGCGACATCCCGATGAGCAGACCAGCGTCGTTGCCGTCGCGTTCAAATGTGGCTTCCAAAATCTTGGGCGCTTTGCATCGGAATATCGGCGAGCGGTCGGCGAGCTGCCATCCGAAACCTTGAAGAATGCGAGACGGAGACAGTGA
- a CDS encoding carbonic anhydrase has product MNTFPEHLLEGYKAFATQRLPTEQTRYRELSVKGQFPEVMVIGCCDSRVSPEVIFDVGPGELFVVRNIANLVPVYQPDGNAHGVSAALEYAVTVLKVKHIVVLGHAQCGGIRAFVDKIEPLTPGDFIGRWMQMFIKPGEVVEQRDHETMAQFVERIEKAAVFRSLENLMTFPFVQKAVESGQMQTHGAYFGVAEGSLFVLDKAAKEFRNARSVA; this is encoded by the coding sequence ATGAACACATTCCCAGAGCATTTGCTGGAAGGCTACAAGGCCTTCGCCACCCAGCGGCTGCCGACCGAGCAGACCCGCTACCGCGAGCTGTCGGTGAAGGGGCAGTTCCCTGAAGTGATGGTGATCGGCTGCTGCGATAGCCGCGTCTCGCCCGAAGTGATCTTCGACGTCGGGCCGGGCGAACTCTTCGTGGTCCGCAACATCGCCAATCTGGTGCCGGTGTATCAGCCCGACGGCAACGCGCATGGCGTCTCGGCGGCGCTGGAATATGCCGTGACGGTGCTGAAGGTGAAGCACATCGTGGTGCTCGGGCACGCCCAGTGCGGCGGCATCCGCGCTTTCGTCGACAAGATCGAGCCGCTCACGCCCGGCGACTTCATCGGCAGATGGATGCAGATGTTCATCAAGCCGGGCGAGGTGGTGGAGCAGCGCGACCACGAGACCATGGCGCAATTCGTCGAGCGCATCGAAAAGGCCGCGGTGTTCCGCAGCCTGGAAAACCTGATGACCTTCCCCTTCGTGCAGAAGGCGGTCGAGAGCGGCCAGATGCAGACCCACGGCGCCTATTTCGGCGTCGCGGAAGGATCGCTGTTCGTGCTGGACAAGGCGGCGAAGGAATTCAGGAACGCGCGAAGCGTGGCGTAA
- a CDS encoding molybdopterin-binding protein produces the protein MAKRSFLIPGVDKRLLIKDSIKTMPDVTRRRFIAGGASLGALTLLTGCDVIDSSSAEEMLKSVSKFNDAVQAFIFNPDALAPTFPESAITKPFPFNAYYDLDDAPDVDGADWKLEVRGLVDNKKSWTLPELYKLPQVTQITRHICVEGWSAIGSWTGTPMRDFLKLIGADTRAKYVWFQCADKDGYNSPLDMRTALHPQTQMTFKYAGEILPRAYGFPMKIRVPTKLGFKNPKYVVSMEVTNDYKGGYWEDQGYNSFSGS, from the coding sequence ATGGCGAAGCGCTCATTCCTGATCCCCGGCGTCGACAAGCGGCTGCTGATCAAGGATTCCATCAAGACGATGCCCGATGTCACCCGCCGCCGCTTCATCGCGGGCGGCGCCAGCTTAGGGGCGCTGACGCTCCTCACCGGCTGCGACGTGATCGACTCGTCCTCCGCCGAGGAGATGCTGAAATCCGTCTCGAAATTCAACGACGCCGTACAGGCCTTCATCTTCAATCCCGACGCGCTGGCGCCGACGTTTCCCGAGAGCGCGATCACAAAGCCGTTTCCGTTCAACGCCTATTACGATCTCGACGACGCGCCTGACGTCGACGGTGCCGACTGGAAGCTCGAGGTCCGCGGCCTCGTCGACAACAAGAAGTCTTGGACGCTTCCGGAATTGTACAAGCTGCCGCAGGTCACGCAGATCACCCGTCACATCTGCGTCGAGGGCTGGAGCGCGATCGGCAGCTGGACCGGCACGCCGATGCGCGACTTCCTCAAGCTGATCGGCGCCGACACGCGCGCCAAATACGTCTGGTTCCAGTGCGCCGACAAGGACGGCTACAATTCTCCGCTCGACATGCGCACCGCGCTGCATCCGCAGACCCAGATGACGTTCAAATACGCCGGCGAAATCCTGCCGCGGGCCTACGGCTTCCCGATGAAGATCCGCGTGCCGACCAAGCTCGGCTTCAAGAACCCGAAATACGTGGTGTCGATGGAAGTCACCAACGACTACAAGGGCGGTTATTGGGAAGACCAGGGGTACAATTCGTTCAGCGGGAGCTGA